The proteins below come from a single Drosophila teissieri strain GT53w chromosome 3L, Prin_Dtei_1.1, whole genome shotgun sequence genomic window:
- the LOC122618265 gene encoding uncharacterized protein LOC122618265, with protein sequence MMARITSFLDLDPRSILYIFKLLSLEDQLHLARCCRLFRDAFIRLHRHNFQEVIDKDLSLRTLEDWRTFLWLCGSRIRTVESHFDDDHPLQLLPMISRHCYRLKSISIYNATAARAQPYLLRMSSLEKVHVRNYKSTSKDLIKGIRIHLPQVNSLSLESFERRELQEVRHFSEMLELGLYDEVTASEFVTIVKPMRKLRCLQLRNARRFLTTSNLKMLATNCHKLEKLTFNDCEADLLVLPQFANLKYLQIYCPEDMKTRLFKALAKSMCSTQLEYLILHRKRWIDEEQAQYISALEGLRWLVCKPRDDLCVRHLAELSRLECLSIQSAREIGEKQLSLLVANNNRLRYLNICYCLGITDAFVLDTLGSLSKRLFHQALELFAAATDIRHDIIERLPLEFPLKMLRLHFECSDGMTAGAHFYADEPEFDRQAV encoded by the exons ATGATGGCCCGCATCACCAGTTTTCTGGACTTGGATCCCCGTTCTATTTTGTACATCTTTAAGCTTCTGAGCTTGGAGGACCAGTTGCACTTGGCGCGCTGCTGTCGCCTTTTTAGGGACGCCTTCATTCGCTTGCATCGTCATAATTTCCAGGAAGTAATTGACAAGGATTTGAGTCTACGGACTCTGGAGGATTGGCGCACCTTTCTGTGGCTCTGTGGCAGTCGCATACGTACCGTGGAATCCCACTTTGACGATGATCAcccgctgcagctgcttccGATGATCAGCAGACACTGCTACCGACTGAAGTCCATCTCCATATACAATGCAACAGCGGCCCGGGCGCAACCGTATCTATTGCGAATGAGCTCCCTTGAAAAGGTGCACGTGCGCAACTACAAGAGCACAAGCAAGGATCTAATAAAAGGAATTAGGATACACCTTCCCCAGGTCAACAGTCTGAGCCTGGAGAGCTTTGAACGCAGGGAGT TACAAGAAGTACGTCACTTTAGCGAGATGCTGGAACTTGGCTTGTACGACGAGGTGACCGCCTCGGAATTCGTAACAATTGTAAAGCCCATGCGTAAGCTGCGATGCCTTCAGCTACGCAACGCCAGACGCTTTCTGACTACCAGCAATCTCAAGATGCTGGCCACCAACTGTCacaagctggaaaagctgaCGTTCAATGACTGCGAAGCCGATCTGTTGGTCCTGCCGCAGTTTGCAAACCTCAAGTACCTGCAAATATACTGCCCGGAGGACATGAAGACGCGCCTCTTTAAGGCACTCGCCAAAAGCATGTGCTCCACTCAGTTGGAATACCTCATCCTGCACCGTAAACGCTGGATTGACGAAGAGCAGGCGCAGTACATCAGTGCTTTGGAGGGCCTTCGCTGGCTGGTCTGCAAGCCTCGTGACGATCTGTGCGTTCGCCACTTGGCGGAGTTGAGTCGGTTAGAGTGCCTTTCCATACAGTCCGCTCGAGAAATCGGAGAAAAGCAGCTCTCCCTTTTGGTGGCCAACAATAACCGGCTTCGGTATCTGAACATTTGCTATTGTCTGGGCATCACAGACGCCTTCGTCTTGGATACTCTGGGCAGCTTATCTAAACGCTTATTTCATCAAGCCCTAGAGCTATTTGCAGCGGCTACTGACATCAGACATGACATCATAGAGCGG CTGCCGCTCGAGTTTCCCCTGAAAATGCTCCGCTTGCACTTTGAGTGCAGCGACGGAATGACAGCCGGCGCACACTTTTATGCCGATGAGCCGGAATTCGATCGGCAAGCCGTATGA